Proteins encoded in a region of the Altererythrobacter ishigakiensis genome:
- a CDS encoding (deoxy)nucleoside triphosphate pyrophosphohydrolase, with product MKQVAAAIAISEGKVLVTRRAAGQKLAGFWEFPGGKLEPGEDVQMCIVRELQEELGVTSTAGEVLTVSEYTYPGGAISLIAVEVSLHSSEFTLTVHDEYAWKAPGELLALNLAPADIPIARQIQEGATTQRSES from the coding sequence GTGAAACAAGTCGCGGCGGCAATAGCGATCTCTGAGGGCAAGGTGCTCGTCACGCGGCGCGCGGCTGGTCAGAAGCTGGCTGGCTTCTGGGAGTTTCCCGGCGGCAAGCTCGAACCAGGAGAAGATGTCCAAATGTGCATCGTTCGCGAGCTTCAGGAAGAGCTAGGCGTGACATCGACAGCCGGCGAGGTTCTGACCGTTTCGGAATATACTTACCCTGGCGGCGCGATCTCACTGATTGCAGTTGAAGTGTCACTCCACAGCAGCGAATTTACCCTAACCGTGCACGATGAATATGCTTGGAAAGCTCCAGGAGAGCTCCTGGCGCTCAATTTGGCACCTGCTGACATTCCCATCGCCAGGCAAATCCAAGAAGGTGCAACAACCCAAAGGAGCGAGTCTTGA
- a CDS encoding tyrosine-type recombinase/integrase gives MTTSADHVTISDAAKLWIARCELERLERATLHSYRSQLRNHIEPKIGHLLLKTFSAVNVREFLDSMLRDSTRAMAKKCLTTLRSIISAAQERGLVQHNVARDVKLRRSERHEPNRVFPTKDEIKALIANASERHQPLIMTALLTGMRMSELRGLAWSAVNFERSVISVTQRADCYCKMGNTKSKSGRREIPVGAELAKVLKAWKVTCPKGKLDLVFPNGVGKVETHSNIYNRIFKPLMLKCGIIDGEGAPRFSLHAMRHAAASLFIEQGWPPKKIQTILGHSSITMTYDVYGHLFHDPAKDVDLMSEMERELLAA, from the coding sequence ATGACTACTTCCGCAGACCACGTTACCATCAGCGATGCAGCAAAGCTCTGGATTGCTCGCTGCGAGCTGGAACGGCTCGAACGCGCTACGCTTCATTCTTATCGGAGTCAGCTGCGCAACCATATTGAGCCAAAGATAGGGCATCTGCTGCTCAAAACGTTCTCGGCCGTGAACGTGCGGGAATTCTTAGACAGCATGCTCCGTGACAGCACTCGCGCAATGGCGAAGAAGTGCCTCACGACGCTTCGCTCCATTATCAGCGCCGCACAGGAACGCGGTCTGGTGCAACACAATGTCGCTCGTGATGTGAAATTGCGTCGCTCGGAGCGTCACGAGCCTAACCGCGTGTTTCCAACGAAGGACGAGATCAAGGCGCTCATTGCAAACGCATCGGAGCGACACCAGCCGCTGATCATGACCGCATTACTGACCGGCATGCGCATGTCAGAGTTGCGTGGTCTTGCTTGGAGCGCTGTAAACTTTGAACGAAGTGTGATCAGCGTCACACAACGCGCCGATTGTTACTGCAAGATGGGCAACACCAAAAGTAAATCTGGCCGCCGTGAGATCCCTGTGGGGGCAGAGCTGGCAAAGGTGCTCAAGGCTTGGAAAGTAACCTGCCCGAAGGGCAAGCTAGACCTAGTCTTTCCCAACGGTGTTGGCAAAGTCGAGACGCACTCGAACATCTACAACCGCATCTTCAAGCCGCTAATGCTTAAGTGCGGCATCATTGACGGGGAGGGCGCACCTCGGTTTTCATTGCACGCCATGCGGCATGCTGCGGCATCGCTCTTCATCGAGCAGGGATGGCCGCCGAAGAAGATCCAGACGATACTGGGACATTCATCGATCACTATGACCTACGATGTCTACGGCCACCTGTTTCATGATCCGGCGAAGGATGTTGACCTTATGAGTGAAATGGAACGCGAATTACTGGCTGCCTAG
- a CDS encoding RNA polymerase sigma factor, which translates to MKGNDSRELRAELLKVLTPLRRYCYSLSGNPHDADDLLQDTVERLLVRGAPSDADIRKWAFRVCRNKWIDEMRSRKVRATEDIDDLLDSTAFHDEAVVEGRLELSQAEAAIAALAPEFREVLMLVAVEGFKYKEAAKLIGIPVGTVMSRLARARRQLSEIYSSAGDNSDHGESANVVPINRGGR; encoded by the coding sequence ATGAAGGGTAATGACTCCAGAGAGCTTCGTGCAGAGCTATTGAAGGTGCTGACACCTCTCAGGAGATACTGTTACTCGCTTTCGGGCAATCCGCACGACGCGGACGATTTGTTGCAAGACACGGTTGAAAGGCTGTTGGTGCGTGGCGCACCGAGCGATGCCGATATTCGCAAATGGGCATTTCGAGTGTGTCGCAATAAGTGGATCGATGAGATGCGTTCTCGCAAGGTTAGAGCAACTGAAGATATAGACGACTTGCTGGATTCGACCGCTTTTCACGATGAGGCAGTAGTTGAGGGCCGCCTCGAGCTGTCCCAGGCGGAAGCGGCCATAGCTGCACTCGCGCCAGAATTTCGCGAGGTACTTATGCTCGTTGCGGTGGAAGGCTTCAAATATAAGGAAGCAGCCAAACTGATCGGCATCCCGGTTGGAACTGTCATGAGCCGCCTTGCGCGCGCAAGGCGTCAGCTTTCCGAGATCTATTCATCGGCTGGCGACAATAGTGATCATGGCGAAAGCGCAAACGTGGTCCCGATAAATCGAGGTGGAAGATGA
- a CDS encoding SHOCT domain-containing protein, translating into MQTIKRFVVPALALAVLTSPAQAMPEDVAEMRQIIAGEFGGNANAYVEEEAKDFRRMACRQRNDLLKTLLEDGLELDRLTYKTHVDAAYCAYQKEAGSTLGLILTPDLMTQWEESTFGQKYTMSPFQGAIYANEYDLVKVFLENGVHQAFNDKELAVLTREEQLLLVVNWANDAGKEQAIRAFHDAGFSHIVAAAQNEANIRYVRARVGKEGGGGGLLRTIAGGVAGAYLGGTTGAALGILNGGTSGSDNEAEIDPTKPLPLATNRAELGMMLAPVTLPKPGLEVQEIGVDGPASFTDIAKGDIIVAIGGMPVARRGSLYVATEKVNDAEQFEVDYIRDGERRTAIFGLAQPEPALVELQAQPATSASSSNVSSEDTTLAELERLADLRDRGVLSDEEFAAMKARILGADTKATESTSGPSESTPISEAFGVRMGQPIADLSIVKQHPNGRYKVSSPVSDPDLDSLVVRATPETGVCAVEMFGATYENDRRGQAVLAAYNRQRQELDRLYGAGEETDVLRKNSEAADADDYAQSFWLGHRVKSSAWRIDGALGTRSVYLDVFASGPYDLYLKVSHTFSNFNRCQSIIEAQSTEDS; encoded by the coding sequence ATGCAAACAATCAAAAGATTTGTCGTTCCTGCTCTGGCTCTGGCTGTCCTTACCTCACCCGCTCAGGCGATGCCTGAAGATGTTGCGGAAATGCGGCAAATTATCGCTGGCGAGTTCGGTGGTAACGCTAATGCCTATGTCGAAGAAGAGGCGAAGGACTTTCGACGTATGGCTTGCCGCCAACGCAACGATCTTCTCAAGACTTTGCTCGAAGATGGATTGGAGCTCGATCGGCTCACTTATAAGACCCACGTCGATGCAGCCTATTGCGCCTACCAGAAGGAAGCGGGATCAACGCTTGGGCTTATTCTGACACCAGACCTGATGACACAATGGGAAGAGAGTACGTTCGGACAGAAATACACAATGTCTCCATTTCAGGGCGCCATCTACGCCAATGAATACGACCTCGTAAAAGTGTTTCTTGAGAATGGCGTACACCAAGCGTTTAACGACAAGGAGCTGGCTGTCCTGACGCGCGAGGAGCAACTCCTTCTAGTTGTTAATTGGGCCAATGATGCGGGTAAGGAACAAGCAATTCGCGCTTTTCACGATGCCGGTTTCAGCCACATCGTGGCAGCTGCGCAAAACGAGGCAAATATTCGCTATGTTCGCGCACGCGTGGGCAAGGAGGGCGGCGGCGGTGGTCTCCTGCGCACCATCGCGGGCGGTGTTGCGGGCGCATATCTGGGCGGTACAACGGGGGCTGCGCTCGGTATTCTCAACGGTGGAACAAGTGGATCAGACAACGAAGCTGAGATTGATCCGACCAAGCCTCTTCCGCTGGCAACAAACCGAGCAGAACTGGGAATGATGCTTGCGCCGGTAACACTTCCTAAGCCCGGCCTCGAGGTTCAGGAGATTGGCGTAGATGGTCCTGCATCCTTCACGGATATCGCTAAGGGCGATATCATCGTCGCCATCGGAGGAATGCCCGTTGCTCGGCGTGGTTCGCTTTACGTCGCCACTGAAAAGGTAAATGACGCCGAGCAATTCGAGGTGGATTATATTCGTGACGGTGAACGCAGGACCGCGATCTTCGGCTTGGCGCAGCCCGAGCCCGCCCTTGTTGAGCTACAAGCTCAGCCCGCAACATCCGCAAGTTCATCAAATGTATCTAGCGAGGACACAACGCTCGCCGAGCTAGAACGTCTTGCGGATCTGCGCGATCGCGGCGTGCTTTCTGACGAAGAGTTTGCAGCGATGAAGGCTCGGATTCTCGGTGCAGATACCAAGGCTACAGAAAGCACATCAGGACCTTCGGAGAGCACTCCCATCTCCGAGGCATTCGGAGTCCGGATGGGTCAGCCAATTGCCGACCTCTCCATCGTAAAACAGCACCCAAATGGTCGGTACAAGGTTTCCTCCCCGGTCAGCGATCCCGATCTGGACAGTCTGGTTGTTCGAGCCACCCCAGAAACCGGCGTGTGTGCCGTAGAGATGTTTGGCGCAACTTATGAGAATGATCGTCGTGGGCAGGCAGTGCTTGCGGCGTACAATCGTCAGCGGCAAGAACTAGATAGGCTATATGGGGCGGGAGAGGAGACAGATGTCCTTCGAAAGAATTCAGAGGCAGCCGATGCCGACGACTATGCGCAGTCTTTCTGGCTTGGTCATCGCGTCAAATCCAGCGCCTGGCGGATCGATGGAGCACTGGGAACCCGGTCAGTCTATTTGGATGTTTTTGCAAGCGGACCTTACGACTTGTACTTGAAGGTTAGCCATACCTTCTCGAATTTTAATCGGTGCCAATCAATTATAGAGGCGCAGTCCACGGAAGACAGCTAA
- a CDS encoding thermonuclease family protein, producing the protein MRYAGIATGAITNADAKLPHILLQTALQLGFMIVPDDPGQEQLNDMLSAKVIKVFDGDGFLANVWHPLRERWIERVSFRFAFIDAPETGQEYGSESQTFLEQLIGGRTLRLDPIGKQSQGYLPIDQHKRMLCMGYLTEEMQVGRVEYYFDGKCTSGLARVARPVTRNVELEMIVNGFAWVLPQYAFDREEEYFRAQENAREARRGLWALENPEPPWTFKQKKKRQKILHRDQLGLFSAKCEIDGCDGHLVERESSRGKFFGCSNFPACRFSRENGE; encoded by the coding sequence ATGCGCTACGCTGGGATCGCTACTGGGGCGATCACCAATGCTGACGCCAAATTGCCTCATATCCTCCTGCAGACCGCTCTGCAGCTTGGTTTCATGATTGTACCTGACGATCCTGGACAAGAGCAACTGAATGATATGCTCTCAGCGAAGGTCATCAAGGTGTTTGATGGTGATGGGTTCCTCGCCAATGTTTGGCATCCGCTACGCGAACGCTGGATCGAAAGAGTTTCGTTTCGGTTCGCTTTCATTGATGCACCGGAGACAGGCCAAGAGTACGGAAGTGAGTCACAAACATTCCTTGAACAGCTAATCGGCGGAAGGACGTTGCGCCTAGATCCCATCGGGAAACAGTCGCAGGGTTATCTTCCGATCGACCAACACAAACGGATGCTGTGCATGGGATACCTGACCGAAGAGATGCAGGTCGGTCGAGTTGAGTATTACTTTGATGGAAAGTGCACTTCTGGTTTAGCACGAGTGGCACGCCCCGTGACTAGGAACGTCGAGCTTGAGATGATCGTGAATGGCTTCGCTTGGGTGTTGCCGCAATACGCCTTCGACAGAGAAGAAGAATACTTCAGAGCGCAAGAAAACGCTCGGGAAGCTAGGCGAGGGCTTTGGGCTCTCGAAAATCCCGAACCACCTTGGACGTTCAAGCAAAAAAAGAAACGGCAGAAAATACTGCACCGAGACCAGCTGGGCCTTTTTTCGGCGAAGTGTGAAATAGATGGGTGCGATGGTCACCTGGTCGAGCGCGAGAGCTCGCGAGGTAAATTTTTCGGCTGCTCTAACTTCCCAGCTTGCAGGTTTAGTCGCGAGAATGGCGAGTAG
- a CDS encoding RseA family anti-sigma factor — MKTITDEMLSAYLDGELGSSQNDEVHVALSSDPDLRARLHRFEQADATMRAATSNLESRQIPDRISAMLSEDEASVANFGDYRRTDWLGVNLFPTALAASIALIVGWTAGSFYPGAPRANADDDALQLASRSLPGDPLFEALETIPSGQSTTFGDAGGSIQPVLSFASVSGEPCREFEAIGPKDAIRAVACREQASWRVDFAMRSASELDGNGFQTASSADSQLVSSYISGVMDGDAFGREVESRKMANGWRNE, encoded by the coding sequence ATGAAAACAATTACGGATGAAATGCTTTCCGCCTATCTCGATGGCGAATTGGGTTCGTCGCAAAACGATGAAGTTCATGTAGCGCTCAGCAGTGATCCGGATCTCCGGGCACGTCTGCACAGGTTCGAACAGGCGGATGCTACAATGCGAGCTGCTACCTCCAACCTTGAGAGCCGTCAAATTCCCGATAGAATCTCGGCAATGCTCTCCGAAGACGAGGCGTCTGTCGCAAATTTCGGCGATTATCGCCGCACTGATTGGCTTGGCGTGAATCTTTTTCCAACTGCTCTGGCAGCGTCAATTGCGCTTATAGTTGGATGGACTGCAGGCTCATTTTACCCTGGCGCGCCCCGGGCAAATGCTGATGATGACGCTCTCCAACTTGCCTCTCGCAGCTTACCCGGCGACCCACTTTTTGAGGCGCTCGAAACCATTCCAAGCGGTCAATCGACTACTTTTGGCGATGCAGGTGGATCGATCCAACCTGTCCTTAGCTTTGCAAGTGTGAGCGGTGAGCCATGCCGTGAGTTTGAGGCTATCGGTCCAAAGGATGCAATCCGTGCGGTGGCCTGCAGGGAACAAGCTAGTTGGCGTGTGGACTTCGCGATGAGGTCAGCGAGTGAACTCGATGGAAACGGTTTCCAGACGGCCTCTTCAGCGGACTCGCAGTTGGTGAGCAGCTACATCAGCGGAGTTATGGATGGCGATGCTTTTGGGCGGGAGGTTGAGTCAAGAAAGATGGCCAACGGATGGCGCAATGAATAG
- a CDS encoding S8 family serine peptidase — MIAPLGAQEVDDDAVEEAADAAEKAAEEAAEEAAEAAEEAAEEAAEAAEEAAEEAAEAAEEAAEEAEEAAEEAEEAAEEAEEESSESAEEAEEEREQQREDKVDDDREDESSRSPIARAMEIGLDDDGQEIQFGEKLLLLDDVDLARLQANGFEIVERNDLSGIDKVLVRVATAGADIDRELEELRSDLSSLEADDNHVYRPSFAQSTGSTVYRPASFIGRSSAARTADRRIGLIDTRLDLDHPALAARRVKALSFVERGATQPQVHGTAVASILVGRTRGFEGLVPEAQLFAASVFVSGAETGVTTTAADLVRAIDWMIKEQVPIVNMSLSGPPNAVLRAAIKGAQERGMVIVAAAGNVGPTADPVFPAAYPGVVAVTAVGPDNRNYRLAGRGPHIEFSAPGVNVMAALAGTQTFDLQTGTSFAAPFVAAAILLECETRNGRCKDFRRQYSGLVSRSLDLGAKGRDDVYGYGLIRP, encoded by the coding sequence TTGATCGCTCCTCTTGGCGCGCAAGAGGTTGACGACGACGCAGTCGAGGAAGCCGCAGACGCGGCGGAAAAGGCAGCCGAAGAGGCAGCTGAAGAAGCGGCGGAAGCGGCGGAAGAGGCAGCTGAAGAAGCGGCGGAAGCGGCGGAAGAGGCAGCTGAAGAAGCGGCGGAAGCGGCTGAAGAGGCAGCTGAAGAAGCGGAAGAAGCAGCTGAAGAAGCGGAAGAAGCAGCTGAAGAAGCGGAAGAAGAGTCCAGCGAGTCAGCTGAGGAAGCCGAAGAAGAGCGTGAGCAGCAACGCGAAGATAAGGTCGATGATGATAGGGAAGACGAGTCATCACGTTCACCGATAGCTCGCGCAATGGAGATCGGCCTCGATGATGATGGTCAGGAGATCCAGTTTGGCGAGAAACTCCTCTTGCTTGATGATGTGGATTTGGCTCGACTACAGGCCAACGGTTTCGAGATTGTCGAAAGGAACGATCTGTCCGGCATCGACAAAGTCCTCGTTCGCGTTGCCACAGCCGGCGCGGATATCGATCGGGAACTCGAGGAACTGCGTTCCGACCTATCGAGCCTAGAAGCCGACGACAATCACGTTTACCGACCCAGCTTCGCACAAAGCACCGGCAGCACGGTTTACCGTCCAGCCTCATTCATAGGTCGGAGCAGTGCAGCACGGACTGCAGATCGCCGGATAGGGCTGATCGACACCAGGCTGGACCTTGACCATCCGGCTCTGGCTGCCAGGCGGGTAAAAGCTCTTAGCTTCGTGGAAAGAGGAGCGACGCAACCTCAGGTTCACGGCACAGCAGTTGCCTCGATCTTGGTAGGCCGAACCCGGGGTTTCGAAGGTCTTGTTCCTGAGGCGCAGCTCTTTGCTGCATCCGTTTTTGTATCCGGCGCTGAAACCGGAGTTACAACAACCGCGGCGGATCTAGTTAGGGCGATCGATTGGATGATCAAAGAACAGGTACCGATCGTGAATATGAGCCTTTCGGGTCCCCCCAATGCCGTCCTGCGAGCCGCGATTAAAGGAGCACAGGAGCGAGGAATGGTGATCGTTGCGGCAGCTGGTAATGTAGGCCCCACCGCCGATCCCGTTTTTCCCGCAGCATATCCGGGCGTCGTCGCAGTCACCGCCGTAGGCCCAGATAACAGAAATTATCGTCTTGCTGGACGAGGCCCCCATATCGAATTTTCTGCTCCAGGCGTTAATGTCATGGCCGCACTGGCAGGCACGCAAACGTTCGATCTGCAAACTGGTACGTCTTTCGCCGCGCCGTTTGTGGCAGCTGCTATTCTCTTGGAGTGCGAAACACGCAATGGCCGCTGTAAAGATTTTCGCCGTCAATATTCAGGCTTGGTCAGCCGATCGCTCGATCTGGGCGCCAAGGGGCGCGATGACGTTTATGGCTATGGCCTGATCCGGCCATGA
- a CDS encoding outer membrane beta-barrel protein → MKNKYLLRALVGTVILVPYSASANDQWSVEIEAGAFYDSQLVVDEIDTQEDSGDIGFRLGADVEFEAVNTDAFDLEFGYDFGQTLYADNDEFDLQSHVADVNASTRIAGARVGARYAFSHFRLGGDSLFDMHTITPSVSGFVADGLFARAFYTYNDKNFATFDGRDATGNQVGASVFKFFSDNAGFISVSGRWEEEDAMAAEFDYDGFVVGADLRIPIAGGRGGTRVQFGVDYRDRDYKAVTPSINEVRTEDRFRGEVELTVPVNERLRLEAGYRYTDRNSNLPSADYKEHRVSAGMLFEL, encoded by the coding sequence ATGAAAAACAAATACTTGCTAAGGGCTCTAGTCGGCACGGTCATTCTCGTGCCCTACTCCGCATCGGCTAACGACCAATGGTCGGTCGAAATCGAGGCGGGCGCATTCTACGACAGTCAGCTAGTTGTCGATGAAATCGACACTCAAGAGGATTCGGGAGATATTGGTTTCAGGCTTGGGGCAGATGTGGAATTTGAAGCAGTTAATACCGATGCATTCGATCTCGAGTTCGGATACGATTTCGGCCAGACGCTCTACGCCGATAATGATGAATTCGATCTACAATCGCATGTGGCCGATGTTAACGCCTCTACCCGCATCGCAGGGGCGCGGGTAGGAGCTCGCTATGCCTTCTCGCATTTTCGCTTGGGTGGAGACTCGCTGTTTGACATGCATACCATTACGCCAAGTGTTTCTGGATTCGTCGCGGACGGCCTGTTTGCCCGCGCATTTTACACCTACAACGACAAAAATTTCGCCACCTTCGATGGTCGCGACGCAACGGGCAATCAGGTTGGAGCCAGCGTCTTTAAGTTCTTTAGCGACAATGCCGGTTTCATTTCCGTCAGCGGGCGCTGGGAGGAAGAGGACGCAATGGCCGCTGAATTTGACTATGATGGGTTCGTTGTTGGGGCTGACTTGAGGATTCCGATAGCTGGAGGTCGCGGTGGGACACGCGTACAGTTTGGCGTCGATTACCGAGATCGCGACTACAAAGCGGTTACCCCCTCGATCAACGAAGTCCGAACGGAAGACCGCTTTCGCGGCGAAGTTGAATTGACCGTTCCAGTCAACGAAAGACTCAGGCTTGAAGCAGGCTACCGTTACACGGATCGAAATTCGAACCTACCATCTGCAGACTACAAGGAGCACCGCGTGAGTGCCGGGATGCTTTTTGAGTTATGA
- a CDS encoding YDG/SRA domain-containing protein: protein MIGQLDHVEAGEIFADRRALYDAGVHRALQAGIVGKAVGGAESIVLSGGYPDDEDFGNYIIYTGFGGRDPNTGQQIADQHFEKQNQALVTSHLHGLPVRVIRGGKHKEFAPPSGYRYDGIYRVESYWRETGRDGYQICRFRLEALAPDELPESMASPKGTTRSTTTIQRIVRDTAMSRRVKEWHEYACQVCGITLNCVGGSYAEGAHIRPLGKPHNGPDTEDNLLCLCPNHHVLFDAGGSP from the coding sequence TTGATTGGGCAATTAGATCACGTTGAGGCCGGAGAGATTTTTGCGGACCGAAGAGCATTGTATGACGCCGGCGTTCATCGTGCTTTACAGGCTGGCATAGTTGGAAAGGCCGTCGGAGGAGCGGAATCCATCGTATTATCAGGCGGGTATCCTGATGACGAAGATTTTGGCAATTACATTATATACACTGGTTTTGGCGGACGGGATCCAAACACTGGCCAGCAAATCGCTGACCAGCATTTTGAGAAGCAGAACCAAGCCCTTGTAACCAGTCACCTTCATGGACTGCCGGTTCGGGTGATCCGCGGCGGAAAGCACAAGGAGTTCGCTCCACCATCAGGCTATCGTTATGACGGCATATACCGAGTTGAGAGTTATTGGCGAGAAACGGGCCGGGACGGTTATCAAATCTGTAGGTTCAGGCTTGAAGCATTGGCTCCAGATGAGCTGCCTGAGAGTATGGCGTCACCCAAAGGAACGACCCGTTCTACGACCACAATCCAACGGATCGTGCGGGACACCGCCATGAGCCGCCGGGTAAAAGAGTGGCACGAATATGCCTGCCAAGTATGTGGTATAACCTTGAATTGCGTCGGTGGATCCTATGCAGAAGGTGCCCATATCCGTCCGCTTGGTAAACCGCACAACGGGCCTGATACTGAAGATAATTTGCTGTGCCTTTGCCCTAATCACCACGTCCTATTCGACGCGGGGGGTTCACCATAA
- a CDS encoding CHAT domain-containing protein, translating into MYKAQGRYGEAEPLYLEELRAGERLLGEDHPQTLAYLTNLAALFTDQGRYAEAEANLSRAMSSNVRVMGSDHPSTLASIDNLASLFNAQGRYEQAERLLLRALSGKNRVLGKRHPSTLSSLNSLASIYRAQGRFAEAEPLFQKVLEAKEQVLGKEHPSTLDSVSGLARLYSDQSRLSAALPLVWRALAGRISVLPDHHPAVATSFADMADLNDAQGGSPAKSNYFRKRAVNSLQGVRQNMAELDQETQRSFLNKHRTTYIELQQALIAQGRFAEAEQVGRMLKDVEYTAFVRGATDVSEGEQLALTRQESEWEAQFEAWLETPNQIANKLAALRSKERNEGKLSVLEQKQLADLDEAYGAAYEEFFTLVTNWTSETQTFDSNRIEREVEDLELEKSRAIQRLVGDIGADVALMQAVAFEDSLHLFFITGEAFVHEEVPVTRSELFQTIFAARSSIDKGRYLGSSTTDCRATLLGNIDQNSLQCSSGAAVSDARAEELQVPLGQLYRWLIAPIEDELAAAGTNTLMLNLQGQIRYIPFAALWDGNSYLTEKLQMAFYTPAANTQYDTVATLTEAQGFGLSNAFPGFSPLPGVPRELDYVIGTEAKPGILAGAYVLNEGFDRASFERELADPAPVVHIATHFHLKPGDEAASYLLLGDGSKVSVAAINRSYKFNFEGVELLTLSACETALGAESTGMEIEGFGALAQNKGAASVVASLWQVSDMAAPELMRSFYRGIVEDKLSKAAALQQAQVEMIRSKDFADPFNWAPFVIMGNWR; encoded by the coding sequence TTGTACAAAGCACAGGGCCGCTATGGTGAAGCGGAGCCACTCTATTTGGAAGAGTTGCGTGCTGGAGAGCGTTTATTGGGCGAAGATCATCCTCAAACGCTTGCTTATCTCACTAATCTTGCGGCTCTCTTTACAGACCAAGGCCGCTATGCAGAGGCCGAAGCCAATCTTTCGCGCGCGATGTCGAGCAACGTAAGAGTTATGGGCTCGGACCATCCTTCTACCCTCGCGTCGATCGACAATCTTGCCTCCCTTTTCAACGCTCAGGGACGATATGAGCAGGCAGAGCGCCTGCTTTTGCGCGCTCTAAGCGGAAAGAACCGTGTGCTGGGGAAACGACACCCCTCGACGCTTTCATCGCTTAATAGCCTTGCCTCCATCTATCGCGCTCAGGGTCGGTTTGCTGAAGCGGAACCCCTGTTTCAAAAGGTTTTGGAGGCCAAGGAGCAGGTTCTAGGCAAAGAACATCCATCAACTCTCGATTCGGTCAGTGGCCTTGCCAGGTTATATTCAGACCAGTCGAGGCTCAGCGCCGCGCTACCGCTCGTTTGGAGGGCATTAGCCGGACGCATTTCAGTTTTGCCCGATCACCATCCTGCTGTGGCCACGTCTTTTGCCGACATGGCTGATTTGAACGACGCGCAAGGAGGAAGCCCGGCTAAATCCAACTACTTCCGCAAACGAGCGGTCAATTCCCTTCAAGGCGTTCGGCAAAATATGGCGGAGCTTGATCAGGAGACTCAGCGATCCTTTCTGAACAAGCACCGTACGACATATATCGAGCTTCAACAGGCGCTCATCGCTCAAGGCCGATTTGCCGAAGCTGAGCAAGTCGGCCGTATGCTAAAGGACGTCGAATACACCGCCTTTGTGCGGGGAGCGACGGATGTGTCCGAAGGTGAGCAGCTTGCCCTGACGCGGCAGGAAAGTGAATGGGAAGCCCAATTCGAGGCATGGCTGGAAACTCCCAATCAGATCGCCAATAAGCTTGCCGCGTTGCGGTCGAAAGAGAGAAACGAGGGAAAGCTCTCAGTTCTGGAGCAAAAGCAGTTGGCTGACCTAGATGAAGCTTATGGCGCAGCCTATGAAGAGTTCTTTACCCTTGTCACCAACTGGACCTCGGAAACCCAAACCTTCGACAGCAATCGTATTGAGCGTGAAGTCGAAGATCTTGAGCTGGAAAAATCACGTGCGATACAGAGGCTTGTCGGCGATATCGGGGCAGATGTTGCTCTAATGCAGGCGGTGGCATTTGAAGACAGTCTGCACCTATTTTTCATCACCGGTGAAGCCTTCGTCCATGAGGAAGTCCCGGTAACACGAAGCGAGCTGTTCCAAACGATATTCGCAGCGCGTAGCTCGATAGACAAGGGAAGGTACCTCGGCTCTTCTACCACGGATTGCCGTGCAACGCTGCTTGGTAATATTGACCAGAATAGCCTTCAATGCAGTTCTGGTGCCGCGGTAAGCGATGCGCGCGCGGAAGAGCTCCAAGTGCCTCTTGGTCAGCTTTATCGATGGCTGATTGCCCCTATAGAAGATGAACTTGCCGCAGCTGGCACGAACACGCTGATGCTGAACCTGCAGGGACAGATACGGTATATTCCCTTTGCTGCGCTCTGGGACGGGAACTCGTATCTGACCGAGAAACTGCAAATGGCTTTTTACACGCCCGCGGCGAACACACAGTATGACACAGTCGCGACTTTGACCGAAGCACAGGGCTTCGGCTTGAGTAATGCGTTCCCAGGTTTCAGCCCGCTTCCTGGGGTGCCTCGCGAACTCGACTATGTGATCGGGACCGAAGCGAAGCCGGGTATACTTGCAGGCGCTTATGTCTTGAACGAAGGGTTTGACCGCGCCAGCTTCGAACGTGAATTGGCAGACCCAGCCCCCGTTGTTCACATCGCCACACATTTCCATCTGAAGCCGGGAGATGAGGCAGCGTCTTATCTGTTGCTTGGTGATGGATCGAAGGTGTCTGTCGCTGCGATCAATCGTTCGTACAAATTCAACTTCGAGGGCGTCGAGCTGCTGACCCTGTCGGCCTGCGAGACGGCGTTGGGCGCCGAGAGCACCGGAATGGAGATAGAGGGTTTCGGCGCGCTAGCTCAAAACAAAGGGGCGGCCAGCGTTGTGGCCTCCTTGTGGCAGGTTTCTGACATGGCCGCACCCGAGCTGATGCGTTCCTTTTATCGAGGGATTGTCGAAGATAAACTGTCGAAAGCCGCGGCGCTGCAGCAGGCTCAGGTCGAAATGATCCGCTCCAAAGACTTTGCAGATCCGTTCAACTGGGCTCCATTCGTGATCATGGGCAATTGGCGGTAG